The Nocardia sp. NBC_01503 sequence GTGAGCGCGAGATCGCTTCGCACAACAAGCTGCTCGGCTCCTTCGAGCTGACCGGCATCCCGCCGGCCCCGCGCGGCGTGCCGCAGATCGAGGTCACCTTCGACATCGACGCCAACGGCATCGTGCACGTGACCGCGAAGGACAAGGGCACCGGCAAGGAGAACACGATCAAGATCCAGGACGGCTCCGGCCTGTCCAAGGAGGAGATCGATCGCATGGTCAAGGACGCCGAGGCGCACGCCTCGGAGGACAAGGCCCGTCGCGAAGAGGCCGAGACCCGCAACCAGGCCGAATCGCTGGTGCACCAGACCGAGAAGTTCATCAAGGACAACGAGGACAAGGTCCCGGCGGACATCAAGGAGAAGGTCGAGTCGGCCATCGCCGAGGCGAACGAGGCGCTCAAGGGCACCGATATCGCCGTCATCAAGACCGCGGTGGAGAAGCTCGCCACCGAGTCGCAGGCGCTGGGTCAGGCCATCTACGACGCCTCGGCCGCCGAATCGGCTGCCTCGGGCAACGGCCAGGCCGCGCCGGACGCCGATGACACCGTTGTCGACGCCGAGGTCGTCGAGGAGCCGGAGAAGAAGTGACGAACCCGAACCCGGAACAGGAACCGGTCACGGGTGAGTTCGGCGAGGCCGCGGTGGAGGATTTCACCGCGGCTTCGGCCGCCGACGTGCTGGCCGAAGAGGCGATGGCCGACACCATCAGCGCCGAACTCGCCGAGCGCACCTCGGATCTGCAGCGGCTCACCGCCGAGTACGCCAACTACCGCCGCCGTGTCGAACGGGACCGCAAGGCCACCATCGACAATGCCAAGGCGACGGTCGTCAGTGAACTGCTCGGTGTGCTCGACGATCTCGACCGCGCCCGCGCACACGGTGATCTGGAGGGACCGCTCAAGGCGGTCGCCGACAAGCTCGCCACCGCCCTGCAGAAGCAGGGCCTCGAGGAATTCGGTTCGGCGGGC is a genomic window containing:
- the grpE gene encoding nucleotide exchange factor GrpE, with protein sequence MTNPNPEQEPVTGEFGEAAVEDFTAASAADVLAEEAMADTISAELAERTSDLQRLTAEYANYRRRVERDRKATIDNAKATVVSELLGVLDDLDRARAHGDLEGPLKAVADKLATALQKQGLEEFGSAGDPFDPTLHEAVQHEGSGHDPVIGMVMRKGYRFGDRVLRHALVGVTDRTEDLNGSAASETTNADPDAAGTE